In one window of Episyrphus balteatus chromosome 3, idEpiBalt1.1, whole genome shotgun sequence DNA:
- the LOC129914596 gene encoding transmembrane protein 245 isoform X4 codes for MNRQDSIRRDRSFDSVLNKLMRLRSENHESFKAAMYNFLIAAGLAAFAAVCIILGPFVKPLLWAFLMGAVLFPFKRNLAHLLKGWFEGLEDHDSNVMVAICLAPLETTEFCGRKLVAWLQEHWQIITAGMGIATCIKLLYLYAPKGFLCAVWRLITFSHSLFVQIIGILNIYLLITIIVLYLTSVYMFWRKENSARFVIAGQSLWIAVVSYACSFLGALQVPAFMLIMAYIGVAILYYLNKTDESSSIVEKIKLLMDKNAFVQSVNDISTSKTPDTEEHSMAETLDSLELETENDDHLSDFYFKMLFCACIATFLYRNVWVFILAAIPITIHLVYKVGKVTGLTNFIWDKIDTVYKNIKEWALEHHSAVLPLCLPGVLELNYKINSIVRNSLKSSVDLVTSILMIILMILIIVFLGVFFCVNIYSETIEVAYLGKDLINKTFTDRPELVDILPANMQSSIDDALDNAHHYGRRKIEQYIDDWLKDADPVHSVKLKNQILDVWDRLIQYWIDFNKSDTFGPRVPTDALKSTFGEIVDNPRHFKELVLVAKQGIIGWAQSNTQTILEVAESLWHIIRTNISMIMGFTGEIISLILSGGQACVEFILDMIIFFTGLFYLLSSSDTKYAPLQVTKYLGFSSGSKIADALENSISGVLISMFKCSVFQGLFTWLVHTIFGARIVFLPSAAAAILSAAPFLGSYWCSLPAFLELWLAQDQFYAGLLLFLLMFFIPPYFEQAIYAEMKGGGHPYLTGLAIAGGMYWLGWQGAIFGPLMLCFFIGIFEVASVALRSEDPRRSSDEDTRTPNRRHSSFVH; via the exons ATGAATCGTCAAGATTCCATAAGACGAGATCGTTCATTCGATAGTGTTCTAAACAAATTGATGCGATTGCGATCGGAAAATCATGAGAGCTTCAAAGCGGcaatgtataattttttgatagCAGCAGGCTTGGCTGCTTTCGCTGCAGTTTGTATCATCTTGGGACCCTTTGTAAAACCTCTGCTGTGGGCCTTCCTTATGGGAGCAGTTCTTTTTCCATTCAAACGCAATCTAGCACATCTTTTGAAAGGATGGTTCGAAGGACTAGAAGATCATGATTCAAATGTAATGGTTGCCATTTGCTTGGCTCCTTTGGAAACAACTGAGTTTTGTGGACGGAAGCTTGTTGCTTGGCTGCAAGAGCATTGGCAAATCATAACTGCTGGCATGGGAATAGCTACATGCATTAAACTATTGTACTTGTATGCTCCCAAAGGATTTCTTTGTGCAGTCTGGCGACTAATTACTTTTAGTCATTCGTTGTTTGTCCAAATTATtggaattttaaatatttattta TTAATCACCATCATAGTTTTGTATCTTACATCGGTTTACATGTTTTGGAGGAAAGAAAACTCTGCGAGATTTGTGATTGCTGGCCAATCACTATGGATTGCTGTAGTCAGTTATGCTTGCAGCTTCCTTGGAGCACTACAGGTTCCTGCATTTATGTTAATCATGGCCTACATAGGTGTAGCAATACTTTATTACTTAAATAAAACCGATGAATCTAGTTCAATTGTGGAGAAGATAAAGCTTCTCATGGACAAAAATGCGTTCGTTCAATCCGTTAACGATATAAGTACTAGTAAAACCCCAGACACCGAAGAGCATTCCATGGCTGAAACACTTGACTCATTGGAATTGGAAACTGAGAATGACGATCATCTGAGTGATTTCTACTTCAAGATGCTCTTTTGTGCTTGTATAGCTACATTCCTTTATCGCAATGTCTGGGTATTTATTTTAGCAGCAATTCCAATCACAATTCATTTAGTATACAAAGTTGGCAAAGTCACTGGTTTGACAAACTTCATTTGGGACAAAATTGATACAGTCTATAAGAATATTAAG GAATGGGCTCTAGAACATCACAGTGCTGTTCTGCCCCTATGTCTGCCCGGTGTACTCGagttaaattacaaaatcaaCAGTATTGTACGAAATTCACTGAAATCCTCAGTTGATCTCGTGACATCTATTCTAAtgataattttgatgattttaatAATTGTCTTCCTTGGAGTATTCTTTTGTGTAAATATTTACTCCGAAACCATTGAAGTAGCTTATTTGGGTAAGGATTTAATTAATAAGACATTCACCGATCGACCAGAATTGGTGGATATTCTCCCAGCAAATATGCAATCATCAATTGATGATGCTCTTGATAATGCACATCATTATGGACGGCGAAAAATCGAACAATATATTGATGATTGGTTAAAAGATGCAGATCCAGTGCATAGTGTTAAGTTGAAGAATCAAATATTAGATGTATGGGATCGATTAATACAGTATTGGATTGATTTTAATAAGTCTGATACTTTTGGACCGAGAGTGCCAACGGATGCACTTAAGAGTACATTTGGTGAAATTGTTGATAATCCTC GACATTTTAAAGAGCTAGTTTTAGTGGCTAAACAGGGAATTATTGGATGGGCTCAAAGCAACACTCAAACCATCCTCGAAGTGGCCGAATCACTTTGGCACATTATACGAACGAACATATCGATGATAATGGGCTTCACTGGAGAAATAATATCCTTGATACTATCAGGAGGTCAAGCATGTGTTGAATTTATTTTGGATATG ATTATTTTCTTTACTGGTTTGTTTTATCTCCTGAGCAGCAGTGATACAAAATATGCACCATTACAAGTAACAAAGTATTTAGGATTTTCATCGGGTTCAAAAATTGCTGACGCACTTGAAAACTCGATTTCCGGAGTTCTTATTTCTATGTTCAAGTGTTCCGTTTTTCAAGGACTTTTTACGTGGCTAGTTCATACTATTTTCGGAGCAAGAATTGTGTTTCTGCCTTCGGCTGCTGCTGCTATTTTATCAGCTGCTCCATTCTTAGGTAGTTATTGGTGTTCTTTGCCAGCGTTTCTAGAATTGTGGTTGGCGCAAGATCAGTTCTATGCTGGACTTTTATTATTCCTTCTGATGTTCTTCATTCCTCCATACTTTGAACAAGCCATCTATGCCGAGATGAAAGG CGGTGGACATCCTTATTTAACTGGTCTGGCTATTGCTGGTGGTATGTACTGGCTGGGATGGCAAGGGGCAATATTTGGTCCATTGATGTTGTGTTTCTTTATTGGAATATTTGAAGTTGCTTCCGTGGCATTACGCTCTGAAGATCCAAG gAGAAGTTCGGATGAAGACACAAGAACGCC tAATCGCCGCCATTCTTCGTTTGTGCACTGA
- the LOC129914596 gene encoding transmembrane protein 245 isoform X1, which yields MNRQDSIRRDRSFDSVLNKLMRLRSENHESFKAAMYNFLIAAGLAAFAAVCIILGPFVKPLLWAFLMGAVLFPFKRNLAHLLKGWFEGLEDHDSNVMVAICLAPLETTEFCGRKLVAWLQEHWQIITAGMGIATCIKLLYLYAPKGFLCAVWRLITFSHSLFVQIIGILNIYLLITIIVLYLTSVYMFWRKENSARFVIAGQSLWIAVVSYACSFLGALQVPAFMLIMAYIGVAILYYLNKTDESSSIVEKIKLLMDKNAFVQSVNDISTSKTPDTEEHSMAETLDSLELETENDDHLSDFYFKMLFCACIATFLYRNVWVFILAAIPITIHLVYKVGKVTGLTNFIWDKIDTVYKNIKEWALEHHSAVLPLCLPGVLELNYKINSIVRNSLKSSVDLVTSILMIILMILIIVFLGVFFCVNIYSETIEVAYLGKDLINKTFTDRPELVDILPANMQSSIDDALDNAHHYGRRKIEQYIDDWLKDADPVHSVKLKNQILDVWDRLIQYWIDFNKSDTFGPRVPTDALKSTFGEIVDNPRHFKELVLVAKQGIIGWAQSNTQTILEVAESLWHIIRTNISMIMGFTGEIISLILSGGQACVEFILDMIIFFTGLFYLLSSSDTKYAPLQVTKYLGFSSGSKIADALENSISGVLISMFKCSVFQGLFTWLVHTIFGARIVFLPSAAAAILSAAPFLGSYWCSLPAFLELWLAQDQFYAGLLLFLLMFFIPPYFEQAIYAEMKGGGHPYLTGLAIAGGMYWLGWQGAIFGPLMLCFFIGIFEVASVALRSEDPRRSSDEDTRTPITSVCPTPKKMDLSRKTSRKSSVSSISQIAFIKLISTMFYPNKSDEVVIVEDLDRKEDVVEQNVVKV from the exons ATGAATCGTCAAGATTCCATAAGACGAGATCGTTCATTCGATAGTGTTCTAAACAAATTGATGCGATTGCGATCGGAAAATCATGAGAGCTTCAAAGCGGcaatgtataattttttgatagCAGCAGGCTTGGCTGCTTTCGCTGCAGTTTGTATCATCTTGGGACCCTTTGTAAAACCTCTGCTGTGGGCCTTCCTTATGGGAGCAGTTCTTTTTCCATTCAAACGCAATCTAGCACATCTTTTGAAAGGATGGTTCGAAGGACTAGAAGATCATGATTCAAATGTAATGGTTGCCATTTGCTTGGCTCCTTTGGAAACAACTGAGTTTTGTGGACGGAAGCTTGTTGCTTGGCTGCAAGAGCATTGGCAAATCATAACTGCTGGCATGGGAATAGCTACATGCATTAAACTATTGTACTTGTATGCTCCCAAAGGATTTCTTTGTGCAGTCTGGCGACTAATTACTTTTAGTCATTCGTTGTTTGTCCAAATTATtggaattttaaatatttattta TTAATCACCATCATAGTTTTGTATCTTACATCGGTTTACATGTTTTGGAGGAAAGAAAACTCTGCGAGATTTGTGATTGCTGGCCAATCACTATGGATTGCTGTAGTCAGTTATGCTTGCAGCTTCCTTGGAGCACTACAGGTTCCTGCATTTATGTTAATCATGGCCTACATAGGTGTAGCAATACTTTATTACTTAAATAAAACCGATGAATCTAGTTCAATTGTGGAGAAGATAAAGCTTCTCATGGACAAAAATGCGTTCGTTCAATCCGTTAACGATATAAGTACTAGTAAAACCCCAGACACCGAAGAGCATTCCATGGCTGAAACACTTGACTCATTGGAATTGGAAACTGAGAATGACGATCATCTGAGTGATTTCTACTTCAAGATGCTCTTTTGTGCTTGTATAGCTACATTCCTTTATCGCAATGTCTGGGTATTTATTTTAGCAGCAATTCCAATCACAATTCATTTAGTATACAAAGTTGGCAAAGTCACTGGTTTGACAAACTTCATTTGGGACAAAATTGATACAGTCTATAAGAATATTAAG GAATGGGCTCTAGAACATCACAGTGCTGTTCTGCCCCTATGTCTGCCCGGTGTACTCGagttaaattacaaaatcaaCAGTATTGTACGAAATTCACTGAAATCCTCAGTTGATCTCGTGACATCTATTCTAAtgataattttgatgattttaatAATTGTCTTCCTTGGAGTATTCTTTTGTGTAAATATTTACTCCGAAACCATTGAAGTAGCTTATTTGGGTAAGGATTTAATTAATAAGACATTCACCGATCGACCAGAATTGGTGGATATTCTCCCAGCAAATATGCAATCATCAATTGATGATGCTCTTGATAATGCACATCATTATGGACGGCGAAAAATCGAACAATATATTGATGATTGGTTAAAAGATGCAGATCCAGTGCATAGTGTTAAGTTGAAGAATCAAATATTAGATGTATGGGATCGATTAATACAGTATTGGATTGATTTTAATAAGTCTGATACTTTTGGACCGAGAGTGCCAACGGATGCACTTAAGAGTACATTTGGTGAAATTGTTGATAATCCTC GACATTTTAAAGAGCTAGTTTTAGTGGCTAAACAGGGAATTATTGGATGGGCTCAAAGCAACACTCAAACCATCCTCGAAGTGGCCGAATCACTTTGGCACATTATACGAACGAACATATCGATGATAATGGGCTTCACTGGAGAAATAATATCCTTGATACTATCAGGAGGTCAAGCATGTGTTGAATTTATTTTGGATATG ATTATTTTCTTTACTGGTTTGTTTTATCTCCTGAGCAGCAGTGATACAAAATATGCACCATTACAAGTAACAAAGTATTTAGGATTTTCATCGGGTTCAAAAATTGCTGACGCACTTGAAAACTCGATTTCCGGAGTTCTTATTTCTATGTTCAAGTGTTCCGTTTTTCAAGGACTTTTTACGTGGCTAGTTCATACTATTTTCGGAGCAAGAATTGTGTTTCTGCCTTCGGCTGCTGCTGCTATTTTATCAGCTGCTCCATTCTTAGGTAGTTATTGGTGTTCTTTGCCAGCGTTTCTAGAATTGTGGTTGGCGCAAGATCAGTTCTATGCTGGACTTTTATTATTCCTTCTGATGTTCTTCATTCCTCCATACTTTGAACAAGCCATCTATGCCGAGATGAAAGG CGGTGGACATCCTTATTTAACTGGTCTGGCTATTGCTGGTGGTATGTACTGGCTGGGATGGCAAGGGGCAATATTTGGTCCATTGATGTTGTGTTTCTTTATTGGAATATTTGAAGTTGCTTCCGTGGCATTACGCTCTGAAGATCCAAG gAGAAGTTCGGATGAAGACACAAGAACGCC caTAACTTCTGTTTGTCCAACTCCAAAGAAAATGGATTTATCAAGAAAAACATCAAGGAAATCATCAGTATCATCAATATCTCAAATAGCttttataaaacttatttcaacAATGTTTTATCCGAATAAATCGGATGAAGTTGTTATTGTAGAGGATTTGGATAGAAAGGAAGATGTTGTTGAGCAGAATGTTGTTAAAGTTTAA
- the LOC129914596 gene encoding transmembrane protein 245 isoform X3, with the protein MNRQDSIRRDRSFDSVLNKLMRLRSENHESFKAAMYNFLIAAGLAAFAAVCIILGPFVKPLLWAFLMGAVLFPFKRNLAHLLKGWFEGLEDHDSNVMVAICLAPLETTEFCGRKLVAWLQEHWQIITAGMGIATCIKLLYLYAPKGFLCAVWRLITFSHSLFVQIIGILNIYLLITIIVLYLTSVYMFWRKENSARFVIAGQSLWIAVVSYACSFLGALQVPAFMLIMAYIGVAILYYLNKTDESSSIVEKIKLLMDKNAFVQSVNDISTSKTPDTEEHSMAETLDSLELETENDDHLSDFYFKMLFCACIATFLYRNVWVFILAAIPITIHLVYKVGKVTGLTNFIWDKIDTVYKNIKEWALEHHSAVLPLCLPGVLELNYKINSIVRNSLKSSVDLVTSILMIILMILIIVFLGVFFCVNIYSETIEVAYLGKDLINKTFTDRPELVDILPANMQSSIDDALDNAHHYGRRKIEQYIDDWLKDADPVHSVKLKNQILDVWDRLIQYWIDFNKSDTFGPRVPTDALKSTFGEIVDNPLAKQGIIGWAQSNTQTILEVAESLWHIIRTNISMIMGFTGEIISLILSGGQACVEFILDMIIFFTGLFYLLSSSDTKYAPLQVTKYLGFSSGSKIADALENSISGVLISMFKCSVFQGLFTWLVHTIFGARIVFLPSAAAAILSAAPFLGSYWCSLPAFLELWLAQDQFYAGLLLFLLMFFIPPYFEQAIYAEMKGGGHPYLTGLAIAGGMYWLGWQGAIFGPLMLCFFIGIFEVASVALRSEDPRRSSDEDTRTPITSVCPTPKKMDLSRKTSRKSSVSSISQIAFIKLISTMFYPNKSDEVVIVEDLDRKEDVVEQNVVKV; encoded by the exons ATGAATCGTCAAGATTCCATAAGACGAGATCGTTCATTCGATAGTGTTCTAAACAAATTGATGCGATTGCGATCGGAAAATCATGAGAGCTTCAAAGCGGcaatgtataattttttgatagCAGCAGGCTTGGCTGCTTTCGCTGCAGTTTGTATCATCTTGGGACCCTTTGTAAAACCTCTGCTGTGGGCCTTCCTTATGGGAGCAGTTCTTTTTCCATTCAAACGCAATCTAGCACATCTTTTGAAAGGATGGTTCGAAGGACTAGAAGATCATGATTCAAATGTAATGGTTGCCATTTGCTTGGCTCCTTTGGAAACAACTGAGTTTTGTGGACGGAAGCTTGTTGCTTGGCTGCAAGAGCATTGGCAAATCATAACTGCTGGCATGGGAATAGCTACATGCATTAAACTATTGTACTTGTATGCTCCCAAAGGATTTCTTTGTGCAGTCTGGCGACTAATTACTTTTAGTCATTCGTTGTTTGTCCAAATTATtggaattttaaatatttattta TTAATCACCATCATAGTTTTGTATCTTACATCGGTTTACATGTTTTGGAGGAAAGAAAACTCTGCGAGATTTGTGATTGCTGGCCAATCACTATGGATTGCTGTAGTCAGTTATGCTTGCAGCTTCCTTGGAGCACTACAGGTTCCTGCATTTATGTTAATCATGGCCTACATAGGTGTAGCAATACTTTATTACTTAAATAAAACCGATGAATCTAGTTCAATTGTGGAGAAGATAAAGCTTCTCATGGACAAAAATGCGTTCGTTCAATCCGTTAACGATATAAGTACTAGTAAAACCCCAGACACCGAAGAGCATTCCATGGCTGAAACACTTGACTCATTGGAATTGGAAACTGAGAATGACGATCATCTGAGTGATTTCTACTTCAAGATGCTCTTTTGTGCTTGTATAGCTACATTCCTTTATCGCAATGTCTGGGTATTTATTTTAGCAGCAATTCCAATCACAATTCATTTAGTATACAAAGTTGGCAAAGTCACTGGTTTGACAAACTTCATTTGGGACAAAATTGATACAGTCTATAAGAATATTAAG GAATGGGCTCTAGAACATCACAGTGCTGTTCTGCCCCTATGTCTGCCCGGTGTACTCGagttaaattacaaaatcaaCAGTATTGTACGAAATTCACTGAAATCCTCAGTTGATCTCGTGACATCTATTCTAAtgataattttgatgattttaatAATTGTCTTCCTTGGAGTATTCTTTTGTGTAAATATTTACTCCGAAACCATTGAAGTAGCTTATTTGGGTAAGGATTTAATTAATAAGACATTCACCGATCGACCAGAATTGGTGGATATTCTCCCAGCAAATATGCAATCATCAATTGATGATGCTCTTGATAATGCACATCATTATGGACGGCGAAAAATCGAACAATATATTGATGATTGGTTAAAAGATGCAGATCCAGTGCATAGTGTTAAGTTGAAGAATCAAATATTAGATGTATGGGATCGATTAATACAGTATTGGATTGATTTTAATAAGTCTGATACTTTTGGACCGAGAGTGCCAACGGATGCACTTAAGAGTACATTTGGTGAAATTGTTGATAATCCTC TGGCTAAACAGGGAATTATTGGATGGGCTCAAAGCAACACTCAAACCATCCTCGAAGTGGCCGAATCACTTTGGCACATTATACGAACGAACATATCGATGATAATGGGCTTCACTGGAGAAATAATATCCTTGATACTATCAGGAGGTCAAGCATGTGTTGAATTTATTTTGGATATG ATTATTTTCTTTACTGGTTTGTTTTATCTCCTGAGCAGCAGTGATACAAAATATGCACCATTACAAGTAACAAAGTATTTAGGATTTTCATCGGGTTCAAAAATTGCTGACGCACTTGAAAACTCGATTTCCGGAGTTCTTATTTCTATGTTCAAGTGTTCCGTTTTTCAAGGACTTTTTACGTGGCTAGTTCATACTATTTTCGGAGCAAGAATTGTGTTTCTGCCTTCGGCTGCTGCTGCTATTTTATCAGCTGCTCCATTCTTAGGTAGTTATTGGTGTTCTTTGCCAGCGTTTCTAGAATTGTGGTTGGCGCAAGATCAGTTCTATGCTGGACTTTTATTATTCCTTCTGATGTTCTTCATTCCTCCATACTTTGAACAAGCCATCTATGCCGAGATGAAAGG CGGTGGACATCCTTATTTAACTGGTCTGGCTATTGCTGGTGGTATGTACTGGCTGGGATGGCAAGGGGCAATATTTGGTCCATTGATGTTGTGTTTCTTTATTGGAATATTTGAAGTTGCTTCCGTGGCATTACGCTCTGAAGATCCAAG gAGAAGTTCGGATGAAGACACAAGAACGCC caTAACTTCTGTTTGTCCAACTCCAAAGAAAATGGATTTATCAAGAAAAACATCAAGGAAATCATCAGTATCATCAATATCTCAAATAGCttttataaaacttatttcaacAATGTTTTATCCGAATAAATCGGATGAAGTTGTTATTGTAGAGGATTTGGATAGAAAGGAAGATGTTGTTGAGCAGAATGTTGTTAAAGTTTAA
- the LOC129914596 gene encoding transmembrane protein 245 isoform X2, producing the protein MNRQDSIRRDRSFDSVLNKLMRLRSENHESFKAAMYNFLIAAGLAAFAAVCIILGPFVKPLLWAFLMGAVLFPFKRNLAHLLKGWFEGLEDHDSNVMVAICLAPLETTEFCGRKLVAWLQEHWQIITAGMGIATCIKLLYLYAPKGFLCAVWRLITFSHSLFVQIIGILNIYLLITIIVLYLTSVYMFWRKENSARFVIAGQSLWIAVVSYACSFLGALQVPAFMLIMAYIGVAILYYLNKTDESSSIVEKIKLLMDKNAFVQSVNDISTSKTPDTEEHSMAETLDSLELETENDDHLSDFYFKMLFCACIATFLYRNVWVFILAAIPITIHLVYKVGKVTGLTNFIWDKIDTVYKNIKEWALEHHSAVLPLCLPGVLELNYKINSIVRNSLKSSVDLVTSILMIILMILIIVFLGVFFCVNIYSETIEVAYLGKDLINKTFTDRPELVDILPANMQSSIDDALDNAHHYGRRKIEQYIDDWLKDADPVHSVKLKNQILDVWDRLIQYWIDFNKSDTFGPRVPTDALKSTFGEIVDNPQLVLVAKQGIIGWAQSNTQTILEVAESLWHIIRTNISMIMGFTGEIISLILSGGQACVEFILDMIIFFTGLFYLLSSSDTKYAPLQVTKYLGFSSGSKIADALENSISGVLISMFKCSVFQGLFTWLVHTIFGARIVFLPSAAAAILSAAPFLGSYWCSLPAFLELWLAQDQFYAGLLLFLLMFFIPPYFEQAIYAEMKGGGHPYLTGLAIAGGMYWLGWQGAIFGPLMLCFFIGIFEVASVALRSEDPRRSSDEDTRTPITSVCPTPKKMDLSRKTSRKSSVSSISQIAFIKLISTMFYPNKSDEVVIVEDLDRKEDVVEQNVVKV; encoded by the exons ATGAATCGTCAAGATTCCATAAGACGAGATCGTTCATTCGATAGTGTTCTAAACAAATTGATGCGATTGCGATCGGAAAATCATGAGAGCTTCAAAGCGGcaatgtataattttttgatagCAGCAGGCTTGGCTGCTTTCGCTGCAGTTTGTATCATCTTGGGACCCTTTGTAAAACCTCTGCTGTGGGCCTTCCTTATGGGAGCAGTTCTTTTTCCATTCAAACGCAATCTAGCACATCTTTTGAAAGGATGGTTCGAAGGACTAGAAGATCATGATTCAAATGTAATGGTTGCCATTTGCTTGGCTCCTTTGGAAACAACTGAGTTTTGTGGACGGAAGCTTGTTGCTTGGCTGCAAGAGCATTGGCAAATCATAACTGCTGGCATGGGAATAGCTACATGCATTAAACTATTGTACTTGTATGCTCCCAAAGGATTTCTTTGTGCAGTCTGGCGACTAATTACTTTTAGTCATTCGTTGTTTGTCCAAATTATtggaattttaaatatttattta TTAATCACCATCATAGTTTTGTATCTTACATCGGTTTACATGTTTTGGAGGAAAGAAAACTCTGCGAGATTTGTGATTGCTGGCCAATCACTATGGATTGCTGTAGTCAGTTATGCTTGCAGCTTCCTTGGAGCACTACAGGTTCCTGCATTTATGTTAATCATGGCCTACATAGGTGTAGCAATACTTTATTACTTAAATAAAACCGATGAATCTAGTTCAATTGTGGAGAAGATAAAGCTTCTCATGGACAAAAATGCGTTCGTTCAATCCGTTAACGATATAAGTACTAGTAAAACCCCAGACACCGAAGAGCATTCCATGGCTGAAACACTTGACTCATTGGAATTGGAAACTGAGAATGACGATCATCTGAGTGATTTCTACTTCAAGATGCTCTTTTGTGCTTGTATAGCTACATTCCTTTATCGCAATGTCTGGGTATTTATTTTAGCAGCAATTCCAATCACAATTCATTTAGTATACAAAGTTGGCAAAGTCACTGGTTTGACAAACTTCATTTGGGACAAAATTGATACAGTCTATAAGAATATTAAG GAATGGGCTCTAGAACATCACAGTGCTGTTCTGCCCCTATGTCTGCCCGGTGTACTCGagttaaattacaaaatcaaCAGTATTGTACGAAATTCACTGAAATCCTCAGTTGATCTCGTGACATCTATTCTAAtgataattttgatgattttaatAATTGTCTTCCTTGGAGTATTCTTTTGTGTAAATATTTACTCCGAAACCATTGAAGTAGCTTATTTGGGTAAGGATTTAATTAATAAGACATTCACCGATCGACCAGAATTGGTGGATATTCTCCCAGCAAATATGCAATCATCAATTGATGATGCTCTTGATAATGCACATCATTATGGACGGCGAAAAATCGAACAATATATTGATGATTGGTTAAAAGATGCAGATCCAGTGCATAGTGTTAAGTTGAAGAATCAAATATTAGATGTATGGGATCGATTAATACAGTATTGGATTGATTTTAATAAGTCTGATACTTTTGGACCGAGAGTGCCAACGGATGCACTTAAGAGTACATTTGGTGAAATTGTTGATAATCCTC AGCTAGTTTTAGTGGCTAAACAGGGAATTATTGGATGGGCTCAAAGCAACACTCAAACCATCCTCGAAGTGGCCGAATCACTTTGGCACATTATACGAACGAACATATCGATGATAATGGGCTTCACTGGAGAAATAATATCCTTGATACTATCAGGAGGTCAAGCATGTGTTGAATTTATTTTGGATATG ATTATTTTCTTTACTGGTTTGTTTTATCTCCTGAGCAGCAGTGATACAAAATATGCACCATTACAAGTAACAAAGTATTTAGGATTTTCATCGGGTTCAAAAATTGCTGACGCACTTGAAAACTCGATTTCCGGAGTTCTTATTTCTATGTTCAAGTGTTCCGTTTTTCAAGGACTTTTTACGTGGCTAGTTCATACTATTTTCGGAGCAAGAATTGTGTTTCTGCCTTCGGCTGCTGCTGCTATTTTATCAGCTGCTCCATTCTTAGGTAGTTATTGGTGTTCTTTGCCAGCGTTTCTAGAATTGTGGTTGGCGCAAGATCAGTTCTATGCTGGACTTTTATTATTCCTTCTGATGTTCTTCATTCCTCCATACTTTGAACAAGCCATCTATGCCGAGATGAAAGG CGGTGGACATCCTTATTTAACTGGTCTGGCTATTGCTGGTGGTATGTACTGGCTGGGATGGCAAGGGGCAATATTTGGTCCATTGATGTTGTGTTTCTTTATTGGAATATTTGAAGTTGCTTCCGTGGCATTACGCTCTGAAGATCCAAG gAGAAGTTCGGATGAAGACACAAGAACGCC caTAACTTCTGTTTGTCCAACTCCAAAGAAAATGGATTTATCAAGAAAAACATCAAGGAAATCATCAGTATCATCAATATCTCAAATAGCttttataaaacttatttcaacAATGTTTTATCCGAATAAATCGGATGAAGTTGTTATTGTAGAGGATTTGGATAGAAAGGAAGATGTTGTTGAGCAGAATGTTGTTAAAGTTTAA